A part of Rhinatrema bivittatum chromosome 16, aRhiBiv1.1, whole genome shotgun sequence genomic DNA contains:
- the LOC115078580 gene encoding angiogenin-like, with translation MRVASILLFLFLHVSLIHLSLLSPSPSMNASLAFERKHLDTKAESDDRYCNEQMRKRGMTSPNCTLMNLFIRTHIKEINRVCRHLGNIYGNDLKVSQHQYLVTECRYLRGQPPNACRYWAISNWRYLIIICDQEGNPISLNSTMVGAV, from the coding sequence ATGAGGGTCgcctccatcctcctcttcctcttcctccacgTTTCCCTGATCCACCTCAGcctcctctccccttcacctTCCATGAACGCCTCGCTGGCGTTTGAGAGAAAGCACTTGGACACGAAGGCCGAGAGCGACGACCGTTACTGTAACGAGCAGATGAGGAAGAGGGGCATGACCTCTCCCAACTGCACGCTCATGAACCTCTTCATCCGCACACACATCAAGGAGATAAATCGTGTGTGCAGACACCTGGGCAACATCTATGGCAATGACCTGAAAGTCAGTCAGCACCAGTACCTGGTCACAGAGTGCCGGTACCTGAGGGGGCAGCCGCCGAATGCTTGCAGATACTGGGCTATCAGCAACTGGAGATACCTCATCATCATCTGCGACCAGGAGGGTAACCCAATCTCATTGAACAGCACCATGGTGGGAGCCGTGTAG